In Pyrenophora tritici-repentis strain M4 chromosome 6, whole genome shotgun sequence, the DNA window TTACTCAGGTGTGCGTTCTCTTTTTTTTCAAGTTAGGATAAGAGCGATGGTATGGGTACAAGGGGGTTTATTAGTAGAGCATTGTAGAAGTGTAGAATGAGAGAATTGAGTTATGAATCTTTTGTCTGTCAGGTCTTTTCGGTGATTCATCTGGGTGAATGGAGGGTAGGGACGGGGGTGATGACGCGTGtgagggggagggggagggCGAGAGTTTAACGGAGGAGATGCAGATAGTGtcggatcacagatatcaacgatatctCAGCCATGCGATCGGCTGCACTGATCTCGGTCACGCGAGCAGGCGCACTGGCATCAGTCACGCGGAcaggcgcactgatcgcggcgtccgagcagcgctcagaccagacctcctatatctagctcttccatagttaagacaatcaatcagaaccatcaccgaacagaatgaATTCCTAGTCATCGTTAttttcctttcagcactagtgctacaGCTCTACCAACAGATAGGGCTATCATGTTGAGAATCTCATACTACCTAACTTATACACCTCTCCATGCGCAGTGTAGTAAATACCCCTTTGTAAGCCTGCGTGGTTCCGTGCGAGCTAGTGATGACGGTATAGATAAAATAAGAGTGAAAAAGCTCCGCAGTTACTCTCTTCACAATTATGCAATTGATGGTTCTTCATTCTTCCCCCTGTAGTCTAGCGCTTACCTACAGGATCTACAGGATGGGTACTTTATCTTTGTTATTCATCACACTTAGTTTTCCAAAGTCAATTACTGTAAGTTACTCAAGCGAATGAAAAAAAATAGCACAAGTTAGTATGGGGATGAATACGGCTTGGTGGCAAAGTTTGTAGATTTTATCGTATTTCTCTCTAGAATCTCATACCACGGCCGAAATACCCAGCTGAGCGTGTGAACATCAGCAATCCGTGCTATCATGCATTGAATTGCATTTCAAATCCATGCTGCCGCCGGTTTTTGCGCCAATGTTGTCGCGCCAGACAAGTAGCGTTTAGGCGTCGCTCGAGTCATCGTCGGCAGCAGCCTCAGCAACGGTCAAGGCAATGCGATCGAGATCGCGCTGACCCTGAGCCGTAATGCGACGACCGCCAGTATTATCATCCAGCTCCAGAATCTGCAGCTTGGCGAGCGCCTGAATGGCCTTGCGGTCGACGCTGCCGCTACCGTTGTAGTGATGGGAAGGGCGCATTCCGCGGTTCTTGCCCGTGCCGTGAACTTTTCGGAGGCGACTGACGCCGACTACATGTTGTTAGTCTGGGATGAATGAAGCGCCGGGAGGGTGGTGCATCATTTACCAGTCTTCCTCAGGTAAGAGGTGGCGGGCAACAGCCGCGCAGCGAACGTAGAACCAATCCTGATCCGAGGGCGGAAGTTCCTTTGCATGACCCGTCTTAACTGTATCGACCCAGCCTTTGCAGCAAAAAACGTTAATACCTTTCTCTCTCATCGCATGCTGCATCGCGTGTGTAGATGAATTTTCTCATTCTTGCTCAAAACATACCCGGAACAGGCAATTTGCCTTGGCGCTTCAGAAACTGAGCATACGCTTGTATGAACAGCTGCGCCTACAAAATCGACCCCCTTTCAGCAAAGATTTCCGTCATCAGAGCCTTTTCAGGCCCCTCACACTTGCACACTTACGTCGACGTCGCGGACTCCAGTCATCGTGATGGTCCTGGTCTGTGTAGTCCTGTTATCAGCAAATTGCCCGTTATCGCAGCTCGCGCGCGGACTTACATTGGCGTTGAAAGCTGAGTATGGTCTAGAATTAGGACTGTCTGGACAGTGGTGAAGCACAAGAAACGTGAGTGAGAGAAGAGCCGAGCGTGTGTACGCGGTAATTTTTGATAGGTCGAGCTGTGCACCTACGTGACAtattgtggttttcgaaataccttgagccgcctggatctggttagcttggtgcccaagaacatcaactcccatagtaatttgttagtaaattaatgcagcagccgtttcccacctccagaagcccatgaagctagtcctgtactctaaatcgttcgtgtatagcgttttgtttgtgtggagcttgttgcgagctcaatctagctgctgttgggatgccgcccaagcgccagcgtaagccgaagcag includes these proteins:
- a CDS encoding RPS19A, Ribosomal protein S19E (S16A); this encodes MGVDVLGHQANQIQAAQGISKTTICHVGAQLDLSKITAYTRSALLSLTFLVLHHCPDSPNSRPYSAFNANDYTDQDHHDDWSPRRRLGVSRLRKVHGTGKNRGMRPSHHYNGSGSVDRKAIQALAKLQILELDDNTGGRRITAQGQRDLDRIALTVAEAAADDDSSDA